The following coding sequences lie in one Micromonospora sp. R77 genomic window:
- a CDS encoding glycoside hydrolase family 15 protein — MPGGRISAHGFLADGRSAVLVDRDGAVNWWCPARFDGPSVFGRLLDDRAGHWSIRPVDAYTTERSYLDDSLVLRTVFTTRTGTVAVTDALALEPGARGHDIGLRSPRVLARLVEGLAGEVPVRVDYQPRFEYGRVRGYLTDTGGVIGATAGATRLDLRSDTPLHCAEGGATGGFTARAGSVHRFTLGYAPTYDGGEPALPDADRVVADAVAGWRSWADLHDYRGLYRDQVRRSALVVQGMTYQPSGAIVAAATTSLPEQLGGDRNYDYRYVWVRDFSLTLQALWRAACPDEANRQFAWVARAMGRIDDAPVPIMYGVEGERDLTEHPLDHLAGYAHSRPVLVGNDAWRQRQTDVLGEILDAAWLMRHYLDPMSPEVRHLLHALADQAVLDWHRPDAGMWEARDAERHYLSSKVQCWTALDRAVRFGPRIGEPADVARWATARDEVRAAVLSRGWNERLGAYTGAFDSDELDASVLIMPLVGFLPADDPRMRATVDVVERELSRDGLLRRWDGDPAGFVICSFWLVGCLAEAGDLDRARRLFDQLAARVNDLGLYAEQIDQATGEQLGNFPQAFSHIGLINAAGRLTEAAERLGATAAPARHPSGAGATEGARR; from the coding sequence GTGCCAGGGGGACGGATCAGCGCGCACGGGTTTCTCGCCGACGGTCGCAGCGCGGTGCTGGTGGACCGGGACGGCGCGGTGAACTGGTGGTGCCCCGCCCGGTTCGACGGGCCGTCGGTCTTCGGGCGGTTGCTCGACGACCGGGCCGGGCACTGGAGCATCCGGCCGGTCGACGCGTACACCACGGAGCGGTCCTATCTGGACGACTCGCTGGTGCTGCGGACGGTCTTCACCACCCGTACCGGGACGGTCGCGGTGACCGACGCGCTCGCGCTGGAACCCGGCGCGCGGGGCCACGACATCGGCCTGCGCTCGCCCCGGGTCCTCGCCCGGCTCGTCGAGGGGCTCGCCGGTGAGGTGCCGGTGCGGGTCGACTACCAACCCCGCTTCGAGTACGGCCGGGTCCGTGGCTACCTCACCGACACCGGCGGCGTGATCGGGGCGACCGCCGGCGCGACCCGGCTCGACCTGCGCAGCGACACCCCGCTGCACTGCGCCGAGGGCGGCGCCACCGGCGGCTTCACCGCCCGCGCCGGTTCCGTCCACCGCTTCACCCTCGGGTACGCCCCGACCTACGACGGCGGGGAACCCGCCCTGCCCGACGCCGACCGGGTGGTCGCCGACGCCGTCGCCGGCTGGCGGTCCTGGGCCGACCTGCACGACTACCGTGGTCTGTACCGCGACCAGGTCCGGCGCAGCGCGCTGGTGGTGCAGGGGATGACCTACCAGCCCAGCGGCGCGATCGTCGCGGCGGCGACCACCTCGCTCCCCGAACAGCTCGGCGGCGACCGCAACTACGACTACCGCTACGTCTGGGTCCGCGACTTCAGCCTCACCCTCCAGGCGCTCTGGCGGGCCGCCTGCCCCGACGAGGCGAACCGCCAGTTCGCCTGGGTGGCCCGCGCGATGGGCCGGATCGACGACGCGCCGGTGCCCATCATGTACGGCGTCGAGGGCGAGCGGGACCTCACCGAACACCCCCTCGACCACCTCGCCGGCTACGCCCACAGTCGACCGGTCCTGGTGGGCAACGACGCCTGGCGGCAGCGGCAGACCGACGTGCTCGGCGAGATCCTCGACGCCGCCTGGCTGATGCGGCACTACCTGGACCCGATGTCGCCCGAGGTGCGTCACCTGCTGCACGCCCTGGCCGACCAGGCGGTGCTCGACTGGCACCGGCCGGACGCCGGGATGTGGGAGGCGCGGGACGCCGAACGGCACTACCTGTCGTCCAAGGTCCAGTGCTGGACCGCGCTGGACCGGGCGGTCCGCTTCGGGCCCCGGATCGGCGAGCCGGCCGACGTGGCGCGCTGGGCGACGGCCCGGGACGAGGTACGCGCGGCGGTGCTGAGCCGGGGCTGGAACGAGCGGCTGGGCGCGTACACCGGGGCCTTCGACTCCGACGAGCTGGACGCCTCGGTGCTGATCATGCCGCTGGTCGGTTTTCTCCCGGCGGACGACCCCCGGATGCGCGCCACGGTGGACGTGGTGGAGCGGGAGCTGTCCCGCGACGGCCTGCTGCGGCGCTGGGACGGCGACCCCGCCGGCTTCGTCATCTGCTCGTTCTGGCTGGTCGGCTGCCTCGCCGAGGCCGGCGACCTGGACCGGGCCCGGCGGCTGTTCGACCAGCTCGCGGCGCGGGTGAACGACCTCGGGCTCTATGCCGAGCAGATCGACCAGGCCACCGGCGAGCAGCTCGGCAACTTTCCCCAGGCCTTCTCGCACATCGGCCTGATCAACGCCGCCGGGCGGCTCACCGAGGCCGCCGAACGACTGGGCGCGACCGCCGCGCCGGCCCGACACCCGAGCGGTGCGGGCGCCACGGAGGGGGCACGCAGATGA
- a CDS encoding glucose 1-dehydrogenase produces the protein MTGRLTGRTAIITGSDSGIGQATAIEFGREGADVVVHYLEDHAGANHTKAEIEKTGRRAVVVQGDISVEHQVEAMFDEALAEFGTLDILMNDAGVDASGIPVVDLDTETWDRAIRTNVYGTFFCSRRFVRHRRDQGGHGKIINITSIHQEVARAGGADYDSSKGAMLEFAKSLALEVAPMHMNVNNIGPGMVLTPFNQRAIDDPGYLEEQVQSIPWKRAAQPAEIAKLAVFLASDDADYVTGSTYFMDGGLMQNQGQGA, from the coding sequence ATGACCGGACGACTCACCGGACGGACCGCCATCATCACCGGTTCCGACTCGGGCATCGGACAGGCCACCGCGATCGAGTTCGGTCGGGAGGGCGCCGACGTGGTGGTGCACTACCTGGAGGACCACGCCGGGGCGAACCACACGAAGGCGGAGATCGAGAAGACCGGCCGGCGGGCCGTCGTGGTGCAGGGCGACATCAGCGTCGAGCACCAGGTCGAGGCGATGTTCGACGAGGCCCTCGCCGAGTTCGGCACCCTCGACATCCTGATGAACGACGCCGGGGTGGACGCCTCCGGCATCCCGGTCGTCGACCTGGACACCGAGACCTGGGACCGGGCCATCCGCACCAACGTGTACGGCACGTTCTTCTGCTCGCGCCGGTTCGTCCGGCACCGCCGCGACCAGGGCGGACACGGGAAGATCATCAACATCACCTCGATCCACCAGGAGGTGGCCCGGGCCGGGGGCGCCGACTACGACTCCAGCAAGGGCGCGATGCTCGAGTTCGCCAAGAGCCTCGCCCTGGAGGTCGCCCCGATGCACATGAACGTCAACAACATCGGACCGGGCATGGTGCTCACCCCGTTCAACCAGCGGGCCATCGACGACCCGGGCTATCTGGAGGAGCAGGTGCAGAGCATCCCCTGGAAGCGGGCCGCGCAGCCGGCGGAGATCGCCAAGCTCGCCGTCTTCCTGGCCAGCGACGACGCCGACTACGTGACCGGGTCGACGTACTTCATGGACGGGGGCCTCATGCAGAACCAGGGTCAGGGCGCCTGA
- a CDS encoding metallophosphoesterase — MQLVITADTHVPKRARDLPAPLWVAIDAADVVLHAGDWVDVALLDAVEARARRLVGVYGNNDGPALRARLPEVARVELAGLRVAVVHETGPKDRREERCAARFPDCDLLVFGHSHIPWDSVAPGGLRLLNPGSPTDRRAQPWFTWLTARVAAGRLDEVELHRLPPR, encoded by the coding sequence ATGCAGCTGGTGATCACGGCCGACACGCACGTACCGAAGCGGGCGCGCGACCTGCCGGCGCCGCTGTGGGTCGCGATCGACGCCGCCGACGTGGTGCTGCACGCCGGGGACTGGGTGGACGTGGCGTTGCTCGACGCGGTCGAGGCCCGGGCCCGGCGGCTGGTCGGGGTGTACGGCAACAACGACGGGCCGGCGCTGCGTGCCCGGCTGCCCGAGGTGGCCCGGGTCGAGTTGGCCGGCCTGCGGGTGGCGGTGGTGCACGAGACCGGCCCGAAGGACCGTCGCGAGGAGCGCTGCGCCGCCCGTTTCCCCGACTGCGACCTGCTGGTCTTCGGTCACTCGCACATCCCGTGGGACAGCGTCGCCCCGGGCGGTCTGCGGCTGCTCAACCCGGGCTCGCCGACCGACCGGCGGGCCCAGCCGTGGTTCACCTGGCTGACCGCGCGGGTGGCGGCGGGGCGGCTCGACGAGGTCGAGCTGCACCGCCTGCCCCCGCGCTGA
- a CDS encoding DUF3072 domain-containing protein, whose amino-acid sequence MADRNSSTDGANPQAAIKDPDEWVTGEEPPTAAQQSYLHTLAREAGTEVPDDLTKAEASRRIDELQEETGRGQ is encoded by the coding sequence ATGGCTGACCGCAACAGCAGCACGGACGGCGCGAACCCGCAGGCCGCCATCAAGGACCCCGACGAGTGGGTGACCGGCGAGGAACCGCCGACCGCCGCTCAGCAGTCGTACCTGCACACCCTGGCCCGGGAGGCCGGCACCGAGGTGCCGGACGACCTGACCAAGGCGGAGGCGTCCCGGCGGATCGACGAGCTCCAGGAGGAGACCGGACGCGGGCAGTGA
- a CDS encoding NAD(P)/FAD-dependent oxidoreductase, which translates to MVVVGAGIAGVACATELAAAGIPVEIRERARVVGGRMASKRFDGRPADLGAAYFTVSDPDFAVVAQRWQAAGLAREWTDTFVAYGPDGRREVPGPTRWAAPRGLRSLVEHLARDLPVVLDRLVLGVAPGPAVDGRSCEAVVLAMPGPQAALLLDPALADATRAVAGQRWSPALTGVLRFPARRWADFRGAFVNDHPVLSLVCDDGDRRGDGAPVLVAHTTAEFAAGHLLQPSAAGPAVEQAVRDLLGLPEPAALTHVHRWTYAKPTTGDEGTYHLDADGVGIAGDAFGKPRVQSAWRSGRDLGRALVHRLLADGR; encoded by the coding sequence GTGGTGGTGGTCGGCGCGGGAATCGCCGGGGTGGCGTGCGCGACCGAGCTGGCCGCGGCCGGCATCCCGGTGGAGATCCGGGAGCGGGCCCGGGTGGTCGGCGGGCGGATGGCCAGCAAACGCTTCGACGGCCGGCCCGCCGACCTCGGCGCGGCGTACTTCACCGTCAGCGACCCCGACTTCGCCGTCGTGGCGCAGCGCTGGCAGGCCGCCGGGCTGGCCCGCGAGTGGACCGACACCTTCGTCGCGTACGGGCCGGACGGCCGGCGGGAGGTGCCCGGGCCGACCCGCTGGGCCGCCCCGCGCGGCCTGCGTTCGCTCGTAGAACACCTGGCCCGGGACCTGCCGGTGGTGCTCGACCGGCTGGTGCTCGGCGTGGCGCCCGGCCCGGCGGTGGACGGCCGGTCGTGCGAGGCGGTGGTGCTCGCCATGCCCGGCCCGCAGGCGGCCCTGCTACTCGACCCGGCGCTGGCCGACGCCACCCGGGCGGTGGCCGGTCAGCGCTGGTCGCCCGCGCTGACCGGGGTGCTGCGCTTCCCCGCCCGCCGCTGGGCCGACTTCCGGGGCGCCTTCGTCAACGACCACCCGGTGCTGAGCCTGGTCTGCGACGACGGCGACCGGCGCGGTGACGGCGCACCGGTGCTGGTCGCCCACACCACCGCCGAGTTCGCCGCCGGGCACCTGCTCCAGCCCTCCGCCGCCGGCCCGGCCGTCGAGCAGGCCGTCCGGGACCTGCTCGGCCTGCCCGAACCGGCCGCGCTGACCCATGTGCACCGCTGGACGTACGCGAAGCCGACGACCGGCGACGAGGGCACGTATCATCTCGACGCCGATGGCGTCGGGATCGCCGGCGACGCCTTCGGCAAGCCCCGGGTGCAGAGCGCCTGGCGCTCCGGCCGGGACCTGGGCCGGGCCCTCGTCCACCGGCTGCTCGCGGACGGTCGCTGA
- a CDS encoding MEDS domain-containing protein, translating into MDAAGGRPGEMVTGDGRSSSYPPDGLRHDALLYDDDRDYLDAIRAFVADGRARGEPVLVAVPTHRLAPVRSALAALDGVEFADLAVLGRNPAAIVPTALHRFVRRFPGRRLRIIGESLWPERPPATHRHCVEHEAALELAFAGLPLAARCLFDRTRLPAAALADIRRTHRWLTARG; encoded by the coding sequence GTGGACGCAGCCGGCGGTCGACCGGGGGAGATGGTGACCGGGGACGGCCGGTCGTCGTCGTACCCGCCGGACGGCCTGCGGCACGACGCGCTGCTCTACGACGACGACCGCGACTACCTAGACGCGATCCGGGCCTTCGTGGCCGACGGCCGGGCCCGCGGCGAGCCCGTCCTGGTCGCCGTCCCCACCCACCGGCTGGCACCGGTCCGGTCGGCCCTCGCCGCGCTCGACGGGGTCGAGTTCGCCGACCTGGCCGTGCTCGGCCGGAACCCCGCCGCGATCGTCCCCACCGCGCTGCACCGCTTCGTCCGCCGCTTTCCCGGCCGCCGGCTGCGGATCATCGGCGAGTCGCTCTGGCCGGAACGGCCCCCGGCGACCCACCGGCACTGCGTGGAGCACGAGGCCGCGCTGGAGTTGGCGTTCGCCGGGCTCCCGCTGGCCGCCCGCTGCCTCTTCGACCGCACCCGACTGCCCGCCGCCGCGCTCGCCGACATCCGCCGCACCCACCGCTGGCTGACCGCGCGGGGGTGA
- a CDS encoding ATP-binding protein — translation MTRISPDHQPPHDVLAGPAGPLPAPPPDAVTRPVAASGLAALRRAVAAVATAAGLAAERVDDLRIAVTELASNALTHAAPPATARCWVTSGELLCEVTSRGELRDPLAGRVPPPAGSVRGRGLLLVQQLCDLVDIRTTDGVTTVRLHLALPADPRGPASAPGTAQGGRALAL, via the coding sequence GTGACCCGGATCAGCCCGGACCACCAGCCGCCCCACGACGTGCTGGCCGGGCCCGCCGGTCCGCTCCCGGCACCCCCGCCGGACGCGGTGACCCGGCCCGTGGCGGCGAGCGGCCTCGCCGCGCTGCGCCGCGCGGTCGCCGCCGTGGCCACCGCCGCCGGCCTCGCCGCCGAGCGGGTCGACGACCTGCGGATCGCGGTCACCGAACTGGCGTCGAACGCGCTGACCCACGCCGCGCCGCCGGCCACCGCGCGCTGCTGGGTGACGTCGGGTGAGCTGCTCTGCGAGGTGACCAGTCGCGGCGAGCTGCGCGACCCGCTCGCCGGCCGGGTGCCGCCGCCGGCCGGCAGCGTACGGGGGCGGGGCCTGCTCCTGGTCCAGCAGCTGTGCGACCTGGTGGACATCCGCACCACGGACGGCGTGACCACCGTGCGGCTGCACCTGGCCCTGCCGGCCGACCCGCGCGGACCGGCGTCAGCCCCGGGCACCGCCCAGGGCGGGCGTGCGCTCGCTCTCTGA
- a CDS encoding sodium:proton antiporter, translating to MEPVDVAFALVGVGALLAGILPRLLERRPLSMPIAFLGLGMLVFLLPTGLPTPDPLRWPEITTHLTEVGVIVALMGAGLKIDRPLSWSRWSSTWRLLAIAMPLCIAAVALLGWWWAGLVPAAALLLGAALAPTDPVLAADVQVGEPTDAEDSEDEVRFALTSEAGLNDGLAFPFVYAAIAIATTSLAPRDWMAHWFTVDVLWKLTVGVGGGLLIGWLLGKLFFRAPSELRLARHAEGFLALAATFLAYGLVEVVGGYGFLAVFVAARAIRAAERTHEFHSVLHDFAEQIERLLTVLLLLLFGGAVIGGLLAPLTWKAALVGLALVFVIRPLTGWLALRGAPGRPAEHWVIALFGIRGVGSFYYLAYATSKTDFPQAELIWATVGLVVIVSVVVHGIAATPVMQLLDRAGDRTQDPSESERTPALGGARG from the coding sequence GTGGAACCGGTGGATGTCGCGTTCGCGCTGGTGGGTGTCGGCGCCCTGCTGGCAGGGATCCTGCCGCGCCTGCTGGAGCGCCGACCGCTCTCCATGCCGATCGCCTTCCTCGGCCTGGGGATGCTGGTCTTCCTGCTCCCCACCGGCCTGCCCACGCCCGACCCGCTGCGCTGGCCGGAGATCACCACCCATCTCACCGAGGTCGGGGTGATCGTCGCCCTGATGGGCGCCGGCCTGAAGATCGACCGTCCGCTCAGCTGGTCCCGCTGGTCGTCGACGTGGCGGCTGCTGGCCATCGCCATGCCGCTCTGCATCGCGGCGGTGGCCCTGCTGGGCTGGTGGTGGGCGGGCCTGGTGCCGGCCGCCGCGCTGCTGCTCGGCGCCGCGCTCGCCCCCACCGACCCGGTGCTCGCCGCGGACGTGCAGGTGGGCGAGCCGACCGACGCGGAGGACTCCGAGGACGAGGTGCGCTTCGCGCTGACCTCCGAGGCGGGGCTCAACGACGGCCTGGCCTTCCCCTTCGTGTACGCGGCCATCGCGATCGCCACCACCAGCCTCGCCCCCCGCGACTGGATGGCGCACTGGTTCACGGTCGACGTGCTCTGGAAGCTGACCGTCGGCGTCGGCGGCGGGCTGCTCATCGGCTGGCTGCTCGGCAAGCTCTTCTTCCGGGCGCCGAGCGAGCTGCGGCTGGCCCGGCACGCGGAGGGCTTCCTCGCGCTGGCCGCCACCTTCCTGGCGTACGGGCTGGTCGAGGTGGTGGGCGGGTACGGCTTCCTGGCCGTCTTCGTCGCCGCCCGGGCGATCCGGGCCGCCGAGCGGACCCACGAGTTCCACTCGGTGCTGCACGACTTCGCCGAGCAGATCGAGCGGCTGCTCACCGTGCTGTTGCTGCTGCTCTTCGGCGGTGCGGTGATCGGTGGTCTGCTCGCCCCGCTGACCTGGAAGGCGGCGCTGGTCGGGCTGGCCCTGGTCTTCGTGATCCGGCCGCTGACCGGCTGGCTGGCGCTGCGCGGGGCACCCGGCCGGCCGGCCGAACACTGGGTGATCGCCCTGTTCGGGATCCGGGGCGTCGGCTCGTTCTACTACCTCGCGTACGCCACCAGCAAGACCGACTTCCCGCAAGCCGAGCTGATCTGGGCCACGGTCGGCCTGGTGGTGATCGTCTCGGTGGTGGTGCACGGCATCGCGGCGACTCCGGTGATGCAGCTGCTCGACCGGGCGGGTGACCGGACACAGGACCCGTCAGAGAGCGAGCGCACGCCCGCCCTGGGCGGTGCCCGGGGCTGA
- a CDS encoding HAD family hydrolase, which translates to MPSDNRSGVLLDVDGTLVDTTYLHTVSWWEALRQADHLVPMTHIHRSIGMGSDKLLDHLLGPERDRDGDGRLRDAHDSLYAEYWQRLAPLPGAVELLRACAARGLRVVLATSAAEHEATALRKVIDADDVIDTVTSAADAQESKPAPDILVAALEQSGLRADRVVFVGDSVWDVAAAGKLDIPCIGLTCGGTGRAELAGAGAVAVYDDPAALLAGLGESAIADLR; encoded by the coding sequence ATGCCTTCCGACAACCGCAGCGGCGTCCTCCTCGACGTGGACGGGACCCTCGTCGACACCACCTATCTGCACACCGTGAGCTGGTGGGAGGCGCTGCGTCAGGCCGACCACCTGGTGCCGATGACGCACATCCACCGGTCCATCGGGATGGGCTCGGACAAGCTCCTCGACCACCTGTTGGGCCCGGAACGCGACCGGGACGGCGACGGCAGGCTGCGCGACGCGCACGACAGCCTCTACGCCGAGTACTGGCAGCGGTTGGCGCCGCTGCCCGGCGCGGTGGAGCTGCTGCGGGCCTGCGCGGCGCGGGGGCTCCGGGTGGTGCTGGCCACCTCGGCGGCCGAGCACGAGGCGACGGCGCTGCGCAAGGTCATCGACGCCGACGACGTGATCGACACGGTCACCTCCGCCGCCGACGCGCAGGAGAGCAAGCCGGCACCGGACATCCTGGTGGCCGCGCTGGAGCAGTCCGGGCTGCGGGCGGACCGGGTGGTCTTCGTCGGCGACTCGGTGTGGGACGTGGCGGCGGCCGGCAAGCTGGACATCCCCTGCATCGGGTTGACCTGCGGCGGCACCGGCCGGGCCGAGCTGGCCGGCGCGGGCGCGGTGGCGGTCTACGACGACCCGGCCGCGCTGCTGGCCGGTCTCGGCGAGAGCGCCATCGCCGACCTCCGGTGA
- a CDS encoding SpoIIE family protein phosphatase, translating to MPGTVGRVPTPSAPATRTAAEPGVTGSASVLAHPWADTPLGPPQRWDPALRAVVELIVASPVPMALLYGDDLVMLYNDGYAELIGGRHPEALGRPAAEVFADIWDDPGTGEVLQRAYRNGESFLAREAVLPIHRHLPDGTGEPAVFTRGHSPVRDSAGRIIGVLTVAAQTTQLTQQLQSLSEFAAALSGTLTLDDVARVTLRYCIDSFDADRVSLAVDEGSAWRMVRRIRGELLDEADERLPPLWRRMTAESPFPVVTTARSGVPYFASDGQPLRENAADRHDEKIRAIAALPLRSTVIRGALTVGYQLPHTWSAAERALLAASAELVGQAAERARRFETQHGTAQLLQRSMLPDQLPDLPRLRIAARYEPGVDGNAAGGDFYDAFVLPSGALAVVLGDVAGHDLRAAARMGQVRAALRALALSDPRPDAVLAGLDRLVTSLGVESGTHELFVTVVFGVIEVDRGTVTLASAGHPAPLIRRCPPDGPPVAEYVDVPPGAPLGLDSRPGTVTVPFTPGDTLLLYSDGVVERRWQGLADGLGGLGDALSGASSGDPRALCAVATAAVPGATEDDVAVLAVEHAVKPSRSASMEVPAEPTAPSRVRHWLTAQLTEWRVPEGVIGAAVLCTSELTTNALLHAGTAARVEIDLSAERLLVSVADSGTRGTVTRAQTDTLSSRGRGLGLIEELSDAWGTDPTVRGSTVWFEILVPAG from the coding sequence ATGCCAGGCACGGTCGGGCGGGTCCCCACACCATCGGCTCCCGCGACGCGAACAGCAGCGGAGCCCGGGGTCACCGGCTCCGCGTCCGTGCTCGCCCACCCGTGGGCCGACACCCCGCTCGGCCCGCCGCAGCGCTGGGACCCGGCACTCCGCGCGGTGGTGGAGCTCATCGTCGCCTCGCCGGTGCCGATGGCCCTGCTCTACGGCGACGACCTGGTGATGCTCTACAACGACGGCTACGCCGAACTGATCGGCGGGCGGCACCCCGAGGCGCTGGGCCGGCCCGCGGCGGAGGTCTTCGCCGACATCTGGGACGACCCGGGCACCGGCGAGGTGCTCCAGCGGGCGTACCGCAACGGCGAGTCCTTCCTCGCCCGGGAGGCCGTGCTCCCGATCCACCGGCACCTGCCCGACGGCACGGGCGAACCGGCGGTCTTCACCCGCGGCCACTCCCCCGTCCGGGACAGCGCCGGCCGGATCATCGGGGTGCTCACCGTCGCCGCCCAGACCACGCAGCTCACCCAGCAGCTGCAGAGCCTGAGCGAGTTCGCCGCCGCGCTCTCCGGCACGCTCACCCTGGACGACGTCGCCCGGGTGACGCTGCGCTACTGCATCGACTCCTTCGACGCCGACCGGGTGTCACTCGCGGTGGACGAGGGTTCGGCCTGGCGGATGGTCCGGCGGATCCGCGGGGAGCTGCTCGACGAGGCGGACGAGCGGCTGCCGCCGCTGTGGCGACGGATGACGGCCGAGTCGCCGTTCCCGGTGGTGACGACCGCGCGCAGCGGGGTGCCGTACTTCGCCTCCGACGGGCAGCCGCTGCGGGAGAACGCCGCCGACCGGCACGACGAGAAGATCCGGGCGATCGCCGCGCTGCCGCTGCGGTCCACGGTGATCCGGGGTGCCCTGACCGTCGGCTACCAACTGCCGCACACCTGGTCGGCGGCAGAACGGGCGCTGCTCGCCGCCTCGGCGGAGCTGGTCGGTCAGGCCGCCGAGCGGGCCCGCCGGTTCGAGACCCAGCACGGGACCGCCCAGCTGTTGCAGCGCAGCATGCTGCCGGACCAGTTGCCGGACCTGCCCCGGCTGCGGATCGCCGCCCGCTACGAGCCCGGCGTGGACGGCAACGCCGCCGGCGGCGACTTCTACGACGCGTTCGTGCTGCCCTCCGGGGCGCTGGCGGTGGTGCTCGGCGACGTGGCCGGTCACGACCTGCGGGCCGCCGCGCGGATGGGTCAGGTCCGGGCGGCGCTACGGGCCCTCGCCCTGTCCGACCCACGACCGGACGCGGTGCTCGCCGGCCTGGACCGGCTGGTGACCAGCCTGGGCGTCGAGTCGGGTACGCACGAACTCTTCGTCACGGTGGTCTTCGGCGTGATCGAGGTGGACCGCGGGACGGTCACGCTGGCCAGCGCCGGCCATCCCGCACCACTGATCCGCCGCTGCCCGCCGGACGGCCCGCCGGTCGCCGAGTACGTCGACGTGCCGCCCGGGGCGCCGCTGGGGCTGGACAGCCGGCCCGGCACCGTCACCGTGCCGTTCACCCCGGGCGACACCCTGCTGCTCTACAGCGACGGGGTCGTCGAGCGACGGTGGCAGGGCCTCGCCGACGGGCTGGGCGGCCTGGGCGACGCGCTCAGCGGCGCGAGCAGCGGCGACCCGCGGGCGCTCTGCGCGGTGGCCACCGCCGCGGTGCCCGGTGCCACCGAGGACGACGTGGCCGTGCTGGCGGTGGAGCACGCGGTCAAGCCGAGCCGCTCCGCGAGCATGGAGGTCCCGGCCGAGCCGACCGCCCCGAGCCGGGTCCGGCACTGGCTGACCGCCCAGCTCACCGAGTGGCGGGTGCCGGAGGGCGTGATCGGGGCGGCGGTGCTGTGCACCAGCGAGCTGACCACCAACGCCCTGCTGCACGCCGGCACGGCGGCCCGGGTGGAGATCGACCTGAGCGCCGAACGGCTGCTGGTCTCGGTGGCCGACTCGGGCACCCGGGGCACGGTGACCCGGGCCCAGACCGACACCCTGAGCAGCCGGGGGCGCGGTCTGGGGCTGATCGAGGAGCTGAGCGACGCGTGGGGCACCGACCCGACGGTGCGCGGCTCGACCGTCTGGTTCGAGATCCTCGTCCCGGCCGGGTGA
- a CDS encoding DUF6401 family natural product biosynthesis protein — translation MRVPYNRVATRTAASSARSALAVLTSSVGTTGLAAAAARPGLLALVDQHAAAVRDSLGGDRRPLTVAALAGYAEGVRAAALEHGWQPPADGTDWAEPDWLRLRLLGVCALARSLDPRYLA, via the coding sequence ATGCGTGTGCCGTACAACCGGGTCGCGACCCGTACCGCCGCAAGCTCCGCGCGGTCCGCCCTCGCCGTGCTCACCTCCTCCGTCGGCACCACGGGCCTCGCCGCGGCCGCCGCCCGTCCCGGCCTGCTGGCCCTGGTGGACCAGCACGCGGCCGCCGTACGCGACAGCCTCGGCGGCGACCGCCGGCCGCTGACGGTGGCCGCGCTCGCCGGCTACGCCGAGGGGGTCCGCGCGGCGGCCCTGGAGCACGGCTGGCAGCCGCCGGCCGACGGGACCGACTGGGCGGAGCCGGACTGGCTGCGGCTGCGACTGCTGGGGGTCTGCGCGCTGGCCCGTTCGCTGGACCCGCGGTACCTGGCCTGA
- a CDS encoding SRPBCC family protein produces MSGVMEHVDVSVPIRTAYDQWTQFEEFPHFMEGVQEVRQLSDTMTHWTVEIAGVKREFDAEITEQLPDERVAWKSTGGTQHAGVVTFHRLDENDTRVTLQLEFEPHGVVEKAGDKLGVVDRRAKGDLERFKQFIERRGQETGAWRGSVDRPTP; encoded by the coding sequence ATGAGCGGCGTAATGGAGCACGTGGACGTCTCCGTCCCGATCCGGACCGCGTACGACCAGTGGACCCAGTTCGAGGAGTTCCCCCACTTCATGGAGGGTGTCCAGGAGGTCCGGCAGCTCTCCGACACGATGACCCACTGGACGGTGGAGATCGCCGGGGTCAAGCGCGAGTTCGACGCCGAGATCACCGAGCAGCTGCCCGACGAGCGGGTCGCCTGGAAGTCCACCGGCGGCACCCAGCACGCCGGCGTGGTGACCTTCCACCGGTTGGACGAGAACGACACCCGGGTCACCCTGCAGCTGGAGTTCGAGCCGCACGGCGTGGTCGAGAAGGCGGGCGACAAGCTCGGCGTCGTCGACCGCCGCGCCAAGGGCGACCTGGAGCGGTTCAAGCAGTTCATCGAGCGACGCGGTCAGGAGACCGGGGCCTGGCGGGGCTCGGTCGACCGGCCGACCCCGTGA